One genomic segment of Kogia breviceps isolate mKogBre1 chromosome 11, mKogBre1 haplotype 1, whole genome shotgun sequence includes these proteins:
- the CENPA gene encoding histone H3-like centromeric protein A isoform X1, with the protein MGPRRRIRKPEAPTRRAASPAPAAPRPGPSLGASSRRAARRRHRVLKEIRTLQKSTHLLLRKYPFSRLAREICVIFTRGVDFNWQAQALLALQEAAEAFLVHLFEDAYLLSLHAGRVTLFPKDVQLARRIRGIQEGLG; encoded by the exons ATGGGCCCGCGCCGCCGGATCCGCAAGCCCGAAGCCCCAACGAGGCGCGCCGCGAGCCCGGCTCccgccgccccccggccgggCCCATCCTTAG GCGCTTCCTCCCGTCGAGCTGCTCGTCGGAGACATCGGGTGCTGAAGGAGATCCGAACTCTTCAGAAGAGCACACACCTGTTGTTAAGGAAGTACCCCTTCAGCCGCCTG GCAAGAGAAATATGTGTTATATTCACTCGTGGTGTGGACTTCAATTGGCAAGCCCAGGCCCTGTTGGCCCTACAAGAG GCAGCAGAAGCGTTTCTAGTTCATCTCTTTGAGGATGCCTATCTCCTCTCCTTACATGCCGGCCGTGTCACTCTCTTCCCGAAGGACGTGCAGCTGGCCAGGAGGATCCGAGGCATTCAGGAGGGGCTCGGCTGA
- the CENPA gene encoding histone H3-like centromeric protein A isoform X2 — MGPRRRIRKPEAPTRRAASPAPAAPRPGPSLGASSRRAARRRHRVLKEIRTLQKSTHLLLRKYPFSRLAAEAFLVHLFEDAYLLSLHAGRVTLFPKDVQLARRIRGIQEGLG, encoded by the exons ATGGGCCCGCGCCGCCGGATCCGCAAGCCCGAAGCCCCAACGAGGCGCGCCGCGAGCCCGGCTCccgccgccccccggccgggCCCATCCTTAG GCGCTTCCTCCCGTCGAGCTGCTCGTCGGAGACATCGGGTGCTGAAGGAGATCCGAACTCTTCAGAAGAGCACACACCTGTTGTTAAGGAAGTACCCCTTCAGCCGCCTG GCAGCAGAAGCGTTTCTAGTTCATCTCTTTGAGGATGCCTATCTCCTCTCCTTACATGCCGGCCGTGTCACTCTCTTCCCGAAGGACGTGCAGCTGGCCAGGAGGATCCGAGGCATTCAGGAGGGGCTCGGCTGA